In Streptomyces erythrochromogenes, the DNA window GACGAACTGGCCACGAACGTCGTGATGCACGGGTACCGGGGCGGCGACGGACGGATCACCGTCCGCGGCCGCTCCGGCCCGGGCGGGGTGCAGATCACCATCGAGGACTCCGCCCCCGCCTTCGACCCCGTCGCGGGCCGCCTGCCGCCCTGCCCCGGGGTCCCCCCGCAGGACCGGCGGATCGGCGGCCTCGGCATCCACCTCGCCCTGACCAGCGTGGACGAGTTCGCCTATGCGCACAGGGACGGCCGCAACATCAGCACGCTGACTGTGAAGGCTGAGGGGACGGACCCATGCCCTCCACGACCGTGATCATCCTCGACGCGCACCCGGCACCGCCGCCCGAACTGCTTGACGCCCTGCGGACGATGGACGCCTCCCTCGTCACCCGCACGCTGACGGAGCTGCGCGAAGGGCCGCTGGAGCTGCTGCCCGTCGCGGACGTGCTGCTCGCCCCGGCCGACTC includes these proteins:
- a CDS encoding ATP-binding protein; translation: MVELARTPSVLEVPATVQALGDIAAFVLRLAGRAGLGKRAAYRLRLAVDELATNVVMHGYRGGDGRITVRGRSGPGGVQITIEDSAPAFDPVAGRLPPCPGVPPQDRRIGGLGIHLALTSVDEFAYAHRDGRNISTLTVKAEGTDPCPPRP